DNA from Myxococcales bacterium:
CGATGGCTGGCATGGTGGCCGCTATATCTGGGATGCTGCTCAGCACCCAGCTCGATCAGTTCGCCGATGGCGAAACATCTCGAGGCCAAGATAGCCTCGAGATCATTCACACTCCAAAGCGAGATCGAGAGAGTCATGCGACGTAGAAGAAACAAACACAGACCGGAAAACGAAGTCAACCTGACCCCAATGCTCGATGTCGTGTTCATCATGTTGATCTTCTTCATCGTTACGGCATCGTTCGTGAAGGAGTCGGGGATCGAGATCACTCGGCCCAGTGCGGCGACCGCCACGCGCAACGAAAAGGGCAATATCCTGATTGCCATCACCAGCACCAATCAGGTGTGGATGGATCGCCGACAAATCGATCCCAAGGCGCTGCGCGCGAACATCGAGCGAATGCGCGCGGAAAACCCCAACGGCGCAGTAATTATTCAAGCCGACGAAAAGAGCGAAAACGGCTTGCTGGTCAAGGTCATGGACGCCGCAAGGCTCGCCGGAGTCAAGAGCATTTCCCTCGCGGCCGAGATCATCAAGTAAATGATTTCGCGGCTTCCGCTCGCGCTCGTGATTGCTTGCGTGGTCACGTTCGGTCTGTTTTGGACCATGCAGGCGCTAGTGAGTACCGACGCGCAACTGATCGACAGCAAGCCGTCGCCCAAGATCGAGTTTGTGCGCTTGCGTCGCGACACCACGCCCGAGATCAAGAAGCGCGAGCCTCCCAAGCGACAAAAACCCGAAGAAGCTCCGCCTCCGCCGGAAATCAATGTGTCCAAGGCCAGCCTCGAACCTTCGGGAGATCTATCGGCATTCACCGCAAACTTCAACGCGGGTGATGCGCTCGTGGGCGGAGTCGGCATGGGCAGTGGGTCGGATCGGGACGCTACACCGCTGGTGCGGATCGAACCCGAGTATCCAATGCGAATGCGCCAGCGAAGAATCGAGGGCGCCGTTGGAATCACCTTCACAATTGCAAAAGCCGGTACGGTAAAGGACGCGCAGATCGATTATTCGCAACCTCCCGGCGTATTCGACAAGGCCGCTCTAGCCGCTGTACGCCGTTGGCGTTACAACCCAAAAATCGTGGATGGCAGGGCAGTCGAACGTCCGGGTCAGAAGGTCTGGTTCCCGTTCTCGATGGAGGACAAGTAGTGGAACCCGTGCGGAATG
Protein-coding regions in this window:
- a CDS encoding biopolymer transporter ExbD — its product is MRRRRNKHRPENEVNLTPMLDVVFIMLIFFIVTASFVKESGIEITRPSAATATRNEKGNILIAITSTNQVWMDRRQIDPKALRANIERMRAENPNGAVIIQADEKSENGLLVKVMDAARLAGVKSISLAAEIIK
- a CDS encoding energy transducer TonB, whose product is MISRLPLALVIACVVTFGLFWTMQALVSTDAQLIDSKPSPKIEFVRLRRDTTPEIKKREPPKRQKPEEAPPPPEINVSKASLEPSGDLSAFTANFNAGDALVGGVGMGSGSDRDATPLVRIEPEYPMRMRQRRIEGAVGITFTIAKAGTVKDAQIDYSQPPGVFDKAALAAVRRWRYNPKIVDGRAVERPGQKVWFPFSMEDK